The following coding sequences are from one Treponema bryantii window:
- the rpmC gene encoding 50S ribosomal protein L29 — MADSKKKNDKELSYKELVAKRDELKKEYMDLRFKMVISHVDNPMQKRTMRREIARLNTFIRAKELAGENK, encoded by the coding sequence ATGGCTGATTCAAAGAAAAAGAACGATAAAGAACTGTCTTATAAAGAACTCGTAGCTAAACGTGACGAGCTGAAAAAGGAATACATGGATCTCCGTTTCAAGATGGTGATTTCTCATGTAGATAACCCAATGCAGAAACGTACAATGCGCCGCGAAATCGCACGCCTTAATACGTTCATCCGTGCGAAAGAACTCGCCGGAGAAAATAAGTAG
- the rpsQ gene encoding 30S ribosomal protein S17, giving the protein MEENTVQTVKAAKRSFVGLVTSDKMDKTIVVTISSKKMDRLYKKYVTRSKKYMAHDENNDAHIGDTVRIVECRPLSKDKCWRLAEIIERAK; this is encoded by the coding sequence GTGGAAGAGAATACTGTTCAGACTGTAAAGGCTGCAAAACGTTCATTTGTTGGTCTTGTTACATCAGACAAAATGGATAAAACAATTGTCGTAACAATTTCATCAAAGAAGATGGACCGTCTTTACAAGAAGTATGTTACCAGATCAAAGAAGTATATGGCACATGATGAAAATAATGATGCTCATATAGGAGATACAGTACGTATCGTTGAATGTAGACCGCTTAGCAAAGACAAGTGCTGGCGCCTTGCAGAAATCATTGAGCGTGCTAAATAA
- the rplP gene encoding 50S ribosomal protein L16: protein MPLSPKRVIHRKVQRGREKGNATRDNHIDFGDIALVAMEPTWLDARVIEAARIAINRKLDRKGNVWIRVFPDKPITKKPAEVRMGKGKGAPDHWAAVIKPGMILFEVGGVDINLAHRALELAADKLPVITKIAVKPTRD from the coding sequence ATGCCACTTAGTCCAAAAAGAGTAATTCACCGTAAGGTACAGCGCGGTCGCGAAAAAGGAAATGCGACACGCGATAATCACATTGATTTTGGTGACATCGCACTTGTTGCAATGGAACCAACCTGGCTTGATGCCAGAGTAATTGAGGCAGCCCGTATTGCCATCAACCGTAAGTTGGATCGTAAAGGTAATGTTTGGATTCGTGTATTCCCAGACAAGCCAATTACAAAGAAACCAGCTGAAGTTCGTATGGGTAAGGGTAAAGGTGCTCCAGATCATTGGGCAGCTGTTATCAAACCGGGTATGATTTTGTTTGAAGTTGGAGGCGTAGATATCAATCTCGCACACAGAGCTCTTGAGCTTGCTGCAGATAAGCTTCCAGTTATTACAAAGATTGCTGTAAAGCCAACACGCGACTAG
- the rplN gene encoding 50S ribosomal protein L14: MIQMQSCMTVADNSGAKIAQCIKVIGGSHRRYAGIGDIVVVAIKDAIPTSTIKKGTIEKAVIVRQAKEYRRPDGTYIRFDDNACVIVDDSKNPKGKRIFGPVARELRDMDFMKIISLAPEVL, from the coding sequence ATGATTCAGATGCAGTCATGTATGACAGTTGCTGATAACTCTGGAGCTAAAATTGCTCAGTGTATTAAGGTTATCGGCGGTTCACATCGCAGATACGCTGGTATCGGCGATATCGTAGTAGTAGCTATTAAGGATGCAATTCCTACATCTACTATCAAAAAGGGTACAATTGAGAAAGCTGTAATTGTACGTCAGGCAAAGGAATACCGTCGCCCAGACGGAACTTATATCCGTTTCGATGATAACGCTTGTGTTATCGTAGACGATAGCAAGAACCCTAAGGGAAAGCGTATTTTCGGACCTGTAGCTCGCGAGCTCCGTGATATGGACTTTATGAAGATCATTTCACTTGCTCCGGAAGTTCTTTAA